One segment of Pseudodesulfovibrio sp. 5S69 DNA contains the following:
- a CDS encoding AEC family transporter: MSPVILAILPIFGLILIGFVLYRLDFPGVGFWPVSERLTYYVLFPAMLVSGLSGRQFDASSLGLSLTLIGAVCLLGAFLVFTRTMFHLDGPVFTSVFQGAIRPNTYVGLSAAAGLLGPDWMALSAVALLTLIPLVNVLCVLVLSRHGRHGGGLGRVGLELVKNPLILACVVGMVLSVFKLPLPGVLFDLLTILGKAALPLGLLAVGAGLRFHGIGASTLPVALASLAHLVALPLAAYGCARLLGVDGPAVTTALIYTAIPVSVSAFILARQMGGDHEVMALIITAQTVLSALTMPLILALLG; the protein is encoded by the coding sequence ATGTCCCCCGTCATTCTCGCCATCCTGCCCATCTTCGGGCTGATCCTTATCGGCTTCGTCCTGTACCGCCTCGACTTTCCCGGCGTGGGATTCTGGCCCGTGTCCGAGCGGCTGACCTACTACGTGCTCTTCCCGGCCATGCTCGTCAGCGGGTTGTCCGGTCGGCAGTTCGACGCCTCGTCCCTGGGGCTCTCCCTGACCCTGATCGGCGCGGTCTGCCTGCTGGGCGCGTTCCTGGTCTTCACCCGGACCATGTTCCACCTGGACGGGCCGGTCTTCACCTCGGTCTTTCAGGGCGCCATCCGGCCCAATACCTATGTGGGGCTGTCCGCTGCGGCCGGGCTGCTCGGCCCGGACTGGATGGCCCTGTCCGCCGTGGCCCTGCTGACCCTCATCCCCCTGGTCAACGTGCTCTGCGTCCTGGTCCTCTCGCGGCACGGACGGCACGGCGGCGGCCTGGGCCGGGTGGGGCTCGAACTGGTCAAGAACCCGCTCATCCTGGCCTGCGTGGTCGGCATGGTCCTCAGCGTGTTCAAACTTCCGCTGCCCGGCGTGCTCTTCGACCTGCTGACTATCCTCGGCAAGGCCGCGCTGCCGCTCGGCCTGCTTGCCGTGGGCGCGGGCCTGCGCTTCCACGGCATCGGTGCGTCCACCCTGCCCGTGGCCCTGGCCTCCCTGGCCCACCTCGTGGCCCTGCCGCTCGCCGCCTACGGTTGCGCCCGTCTGCTCGGCGTGGACGGCCCGGCCGTGACCACCGCGCTCATCTACACCGCCATCCCCGTCTCGGTCTCCGCTTTTATCCTCGCCCGTCAAATGGGCGGCGACCACGAGGTCATGGCCCTGATCATCACCGCCCAAACCGTCCTCTCCGCCCTGACCATGCCGCTTATCCTCGCCCTGCTGGGTTAG